Genomic DNA from Streptomyces sp. GS7:
CGGGAGTATGACCCGGGCAGCGGCCCCGTCCGTCCGAGGTATGACCCCCGGCGGGCTGTTACACAACCGAGTGTTTTCCGTGCACTCCCTGTAGGGCCGACGCACATTACGCCGCAACACCCTCTCCGTAGCGTCATTCCCGTGCTGGAGATGACCACCGGCACGGTCAACGTGGGGAAACGCAAGCGGATCGGAGGCGTCGGAATGGCGACCAGCGGCGGCAAGGTACTGGACTTCGAGGAGTACGTACGGACTCGGCAGGAGGCACTGCTGCGCAGCGCCCGACGCCTGGTGCCGGACCCCGTCGACGCCCAGGACCTGCTCCAGACGGCCCTGGTGCGTACGTACGGCCGCTGGGACGGCATCGCGGACAAGTCGCTGGCGGACGCCTACCTCCGCCGCGTCATGATCAACACCCGCACCGAGTGGTGGCGCGCCCGCAAGCTGGAGGAGGTGCCCACCGAGCAGCTCCCGGACGCGAGCGTCGACGACGGCACCGAGCAGCGCGCCGACCGCGCCCTGCTGATGGACATCCTCGGCGTGCTGGCCCCCAAGCAGCGCAGCGTCGTCGTGCTGCGGCACTGGGAGCAGATGAGCACCGAGGAGACCGCCGCCGCGCTGGGCATGTCCACCGGCACGGTCAAGAGCACCCTCCACCGGGCGCTGGCCCGCCTCCGCCAGGAGCTGGAGAGCCGCGACATAGACGCACGGATGCTGGAGCGCGGGAACCGGGAGCGGGAGCGGTGCGCGGCCTGACCGGCGGCGTCACACGGATCACACCCCTCGGCGGCACACTCGCCGCACCCGCCGGCAGCACCGGCAGCACGGCCGCGGCGCGGGCACCGCACCGCGGCGGCAGAACCGGCGTAACGGACGCCACAGCCCGGCTCACAGCAAGGCGCGCGACAATCTCAAGAGGAACGGCAGCCCGGTACGCGGCAGCGGCGCGATCGGCGGCAGTGCGAGCAGCACGGTGAGCGGGAGCGGATTGTCCAGATACAGGCCGGGCAGGAGCCTGACCAGGAACGGCTTGACCAAGGGCGGCGCGGCCACGGCGGGGGTGGCCGCCGTCGGTCTTTTGCTGGCCGGCTGCAACCCCGGCGGCGGGGGCGTCCGCAAGGAGGGCTCCGCCACCCACACGCCCGCCCCGCGAGGTGCGCTGAGCGCGTCCCCGTCCCCCAGCTCGACCGCGCAGTACAAGAAGGTCAACGCGGTCAAGCTCCTCAAGGACGACCCGAAGGTCGGCGCGGACGTGAAGCGGTCCGTCGCCAAGCCGTGCGCCGCGGACGCCTACCCGGTCGAGGTGACCTACGCCTCGCTCACCGGCGGCTCCGCCCCCGACGTGATCGTCAACGTCATGACCTGCGCCGATTCGGTCGGTCTCGGTTCCTACGTCTACCGCGAGCAGGCCGGCGCCCCCGATGGGTATGACAACGTGTACGCCAATGAGCAGCCGTCGGTGTACGCCGGGGTGAACAAGGGGGACCTGGAGGTCTCCAAGCAGACCTACGCCACGGGCGACAAGGTGTGCTGCCCCTCGGGGGAGGATGTGATGACCTACCGCTGGGCGAACGACCGCTTCACCGAGTTCGACCGGTATCACACCGACTACAGCAAGACCACCGCCGGCGCCTCACCGGACGACGGCACGGGATCGGAGGGCTGAGACCACCGCATGGCCGACACCCATGTCCTCTTCGTCGAGGACGACGACGTCATCCGCGAAGCCACCCAACTCGCTCTGGAACGGGACGGTTTCGTGGTCACCGCCATGCCCGACGGGCTGGCGGGCCTGGAGGCGTTCCGCGCGAACCGCCCCGATATCGCCCTGCTCGACGTGATGGTGCCCGGGCTCGACGGCGTCAGCCTCTGCCGCCGCATCCGCGACGAGTCCACCGTGCCGGTGATCATGCTGTCGGCGCGCGCGGACTCCATCGACGTGGTGCTGGGCCTGGAGGCCGGCGCCGACGACTACGTCACCAAGCCGTTCGACGGTGCGGTGCTCGTCGCCCGTATCCGCGCCGTGCTGCGCCGCTTCGGGCACGCCGGCCAGAACCGCACCGGCGGCGGGCCCGCGGAGGAGGAGATCCTCGAAGAGACGGTCCTGCGCTTCGGCGACCTGGAGGTCGACACCGAGGGCATGGAGGTCCGCAAGGGCGGCGAGACGGTCGCCCTGACACCGACCGAGATGCGGCTGCTGCTGGAGTTCTCCAACGCGCCGGGTACGGTCCTCTCGCGCGACCGGCTGCTGGAGCGGGTCTGGGACTACGGCTGGGGCGGGGACACCCGGGTCGTCGACGTCCACGTCCAGCGGTTGCGCGGCAAGATCGGCCAGGACCGGATCGAGACGGTCCGCGGCTTCGGATACAAGCTGAGAGGCTGAGACCTCCAGTGGTGCGGCTGGCCCTGCGAACGGGCCTGAGATGGAAGCTCAGCGCCGCGATCGCGCTCGTCGGGGCGCTGGTCGCGGTGGCGCTGAGCATTGTCGTGCACAACGCCGCCCGCGTCTCCATGCTCGACAACAGCCGCGACGTGCAAATAGAACGGCTCAACTTCACGCAGAAGATCTTCGAGTCCACCAACCGCCTCCAGTTCGGCGCGAAGATCGACGACCCGGCGCTGCCCAAGGCACTCCGCAAGGAGGTCGTCGAGGGCGAGCGCGCCACCTTCCTCCAGGACACCGGCCAGACCGCCCCCGAGGTGTGGGCCGCCACCCCGCTCGGCAACGGGCGGGTGCTCTCCCTCCACGACCGCTTCCCGGACCGCTTCGCCGTCCTCGACGACCTGGACCAGGCGCTGCTGATCGGCTCCACGGCCGTGGTGGTCGGCGGCTGCGCGCTCGGCGTACTGGTCGGCGGGCGGCTCTCCAAGCGGCTGCGCAAGGCCGCCGCCGCGGCCGGGAAGCTGGCCGACGGCGACATGTCCGTGCGGATACGCGACGAGGTCGGCAGGGGCCGGGTCCACGACGAGACGGACGATCTGGCGTGGGCGGTGGACGCCATGTCGGACGCCCTCCAGCAGCGCATCGAGGCGGAGCGGCGGGTGACCGCCGATATCGCCCACGAGCTGCGGACGCCGGTGACCGGCCTGCTGACCGCCGCCGAACTCCTGCCGCCCGGACGGCCGTCGGAGCTGGTCCGCGACCGCGCGCAGGCGATGCGCACCCTCGTCGAGGACGTACTGGAGGTGGCCCGCCTCGACGGCTACGCGGAGCGGGCCGAGCTCCAGGACGTCTGCCTCGGCGAGTTCGTCACCCGCCGGGTGCGGGCGCTGGATCCCGACGTCACGGTCGAGATCGTGCGGGACGCGGTGGTCTCCACCGACCCGCGGCGCCTCGAACGCATCCTGGGCAACCTGATCGCCAACGCCGCGCGGCACGGCAAGCCGCCCATCGAGGTCACCGTGGAGGGCCGGGTCCTGCGGGTCCGCGACCACGGCGTCGGCTTCCCGGAGGCACTGCTGCGCGAGGGGCCGAGCCGGTTCCGCACCGGCAGCAGCGACCGGGCCGGTGTCGGCCACGGCCTGGGCCTGACGATCGCCGCCGGCCAGGCGCGGGTGCTCGGCGCCCGCCTCACCTTCCGCAACGCCGACGAGCTGACGGACGGCTCCACGGGCGCCGTGTCGGTCCTCTGGCTCCCGGAGAACGCCCCGACGGCGACCGGCAGCTTCCCGGTCATCCAGCTCCCGGACCGCTGACGGCTCCCGGACCGCTCCCCGACCAACGGCCTCCTGACCGCCAACGGCAGCGGCGGCGGTCAGGACCCCGAAGGACCCCCACCGCCGCCTCACCACTCGGTGACGGGACCGGTGTCAGTGCCGGTGGTGCCGGCTCAGCACGAACCAGAGCGTCACCAGCACCGCCACCAGGACGACCGCGCAGGCGATCTTCAACGGGCTGTACGGGCGCTCACCGGTGACCTCGCCCGTATCGGCGTTCACCATGACCTGCCACTGCTTGCCGTTGTAGACGTACGACGCGAACCACACCGGGAGCAGCATCAGCTTGAACGTCATCGCGCCGTAGCTGGTGTTGACCGCGTGCACCCGCTGCTGGTCACCGCCGATGTCCCGCTTGCAGTCCTCCTCGATGACCTTGGCCATCTTCTGCTGGGCGGTCTGGAAACCCGCCTCCGGCTCGACCTCGTAGCGCAGGGTCCTGAAGCCCGCCAGATACGCCTCCTGGTAGGCCACCGCCTGCTTCAGCGGCCAGGGCTCCAGCGCCGACAGCCGGTTGGTGTCGACGGTCCCGACCCCGGGGACGAGGACGTCGTCGAAGAACCGGTTGACGGTGCCGTTGACCCGGTACCAGCGGACCCTGGTCTCCTTGTCGTCGCCCATCCCGACGGTGTACTCCTCGCCGCGCTCACCGCTGTACGAGGACGTGGTCTGGGCGTCGTACGTCCAGTGCGGTACATACGTCCCGTGCAGGGACTCCGCCGAACCCACCTTCTTCAGGGCGTTCGGCGCGAACCAGCGGGACCGGGCCCACTTGCGCAGGTTCTCGTGCACGTCCCGCTTCGCGACCCGGAACGGCACCACGCCCTCGGGCACGATCCGGTCCTCGGCGGCCGAGGCGACCAACGGGGTGGCGCAGAACTGGCAGTTGCCGGACAGTGCGTCGGTCTGGTTGGCCGCACCGCAGCTCGGGCACTTGAGGATCTGCCCGCCCGACACCCGCGGCTTGGGCACCAGGGTCGCCAGTTCCTCCCAGGGGTGCTCCCGCACCTCGCGGTTGACCGGGACGATGGGCTGCTCGAACCGGCAGTGCGGACAGCGCAGGACGTTCGTCCCCGGCGCGTACTCGGAGGTCGAACCGCAGGACTGGCACGCGTAGGACTGCGGGGACTGCGGCTCGCTCGGCTGCTGCGGCTGCGCGGGCGGCTGCTGATACTGCTGTTGCTGCGGCGGCGGCTGCTGGTACGGCTGCTGAGGCTGCTGGTACGGCTGCTGCTGTTGCTGCGGGTACCCCTGCTGTTGCGGGTACCCCTGCTGCGGCGGATACGGCTGCCCCTGGTTGGGCTGCGGCGGGTACGGCTGCTGCTGTGGATACGCCTGCTGCTGCGGGTAGGGCTGCTGCGGCGGATACGGCTGCTGCTGGTTGGGCTGCTGGCCATAGGGCTGCTGAGGCTGGTACGGCTGATAGCTCATGGGGTCACCGGCTCCTGCGGTCGGTTACGCCTGCGGCGGCAGCGGGGGCGGAGTGGCGCGGAAGTGCTGGGCGAGTTCCGGCACGTTCTCCACCGGCTGCCAGCTGGCCATACCGTCCCGCCAGGCGAGCATCCCGGCCCGTACGGCCCCCGAGCCGATGTGCCCGGTGAACGTCGCATGGTCGTAGGGGCCCTGCTGCTGCCCGTCCACGGCGACGTACCACTGGTACTGCTGCTGACCGGGAAGCGGCGGCGGAACGGCCCCGCCGCCCGGCGCCGGCGCGGCGGGCGCGTACGGCTGCTGCTGTACCGGCTGGCTCTGCTGCGGCGTCGCGAACGCCTGCGCCATCTGCTGCCCCGCGGCCATGCCGAGGCCCAGGCCGATGCCCTCCCCGGCGCCGCCCGGGTTGTTCGCCGCGTCCCGCACCGCGTCCGCGGCCTGCATGCGCGCGTAGTTGTCGAGGTTCCCGATGATGCCCATGCGGCTGCGGGCGTCGATGGCCTGCTCGACCTCGGGCGGCAGCGAGATGTTCTCGATGATGAACTTCGGGATCGAGATGCCGTGCGAGGCCGCCAGCTCGTCGGTCAGCATCTTGCCCAGCCGGTCGCCCAGCTCGGCCTGGCGCGCGGCGAGGTCGAGCATCGGAATGCCCGAACTCCCCAGCAGCGTGCCGAGCTTGCCGACGATCAGCTGCCGGAAGTACTCCTCGACCTCTTCGGTGCGGAACATCGGGTCGGTGCCGGCCAGCTCGGTCAGCAGCTTCGCCGGGTCGGTCACCCGCGCCGCGTAGCCGCCGAACGCCCGCAGCCGCACCATGCCGAACTCCGGGTCCCGCACCGTGACCGGGTTCTGCGTGCCCCACTTCATGTCCGTGAACTGCCGGGTGGTGACGAAGTAGACCTCCGCCTTGAACGGCGAGTGGAAGCCGTACTTCCAGCCCTGCAGCGTCGACAGGATCGGCAGGTTCCCCGTCTGCAGCTCGTACATGCCCGGCGCGAAGACATCCGCGATCCGGCCCATATTGACGAAGACCGCCACCTGCGACTCGCGCACGATGAGCTTGGCGCCCATCTTGATCTCGTTCTCGTAGCGCGGGAAACGCCAGACGATCGTGTCCCGGCTGTCGTCCGTCCATTCCAGGATGTCGATGAACTCGCCGCGTACACGGTCCATGAAGCCCACGAGAAGTACCCCCCGTTCATCCGGGCTGATCCAGCCGGGCCTGCGGTGGCGGCGGCGGAGTCCCTTCGCTTATACGTCCGAGCCATACTAGGGCTGCGGCCCGAAGGCGCGGCGCGCGGGCTCAGCCCGCCCCCGCCACCTCGCACCAGACCGTCTTACCCACCGTTCCCTGCCGTACGCCCCAACGGAGCGCAACGGCGTCCAGCAGCGCTATCCCCCGCCCGTTCTCGTCGTCCACGGCGGCCCGCAGCAGCACGGGCAGCGCCCGCGGGTCCGGATCGGTCACCTCGACGCGCATCCGCCCGTCCCCGGCCCTGGCGACATGAACGACGACCGGCGTCCCCTCCCCCACATGCCGAATCACATTCCCCACCAACTCACTCACACACAGCTCCACTTCGCAGGACGCCGCCGCCGTACCGAGATGCGCCCTCACCGCCTGCCGCAGCAACGGCACCTCCTTCGGCACGGCCAGCAGCCGGACCGTCATCACCGCGCCGCCGCCTTGTGCAGCACCTCGGCGAGCCTGCGCGCGGTGGCCATGTTGCAGTTGCCCAGCGCGACGAGCGGAGGCGGGTAATCCCCCGCGAACGAGGGCATATCGACGCCGAGGGAGGGGAGCGTGATCCCGTTCGCCTTCAGCGCGACCTTGAGCCCTTCGGCGCATTCCTGCACGTCGTCCATGGCCGTTCACCTTCCCTGTGCGCATTGTGACCAATCGCTCACAGAGTGACGTCGGGCGGCGTGGCTTGGGAAGGGAATCGCGTTGCACGCGCGCAACCAGCAAGTAGTGGCGGTGAGTTATGCCTCCTCGCAAGGACCCGGATCCCTCCGCGAGCGTCCAGAGCTTCTACGGCGCAGAGTTGCGCTACCGCAGAGAGAAAGCGGGCCTCACCCTCGAACAGCTGGCGGAAGGCGCCTTCCGCGGCATCTCCCTGCTCAGCCAGATCGAACGCGGCGAGCGCGCGATGCCGATGGACTTCGCCGTCCACGTCGACAAGAAGCTCAACACGGACGGCTTCTTCCAGCGCCGTTGCGAAGATGCGGCAAAGGCCCGGCGGTCCGGGCATCCGGCGTACTTCGCGGAAATCCCCGACATGGAGAAGACCGCTACAACGATCGAGGACTGGGCACCGTTCGTCATCCCCGGTCTGTTGCAGACCAAGGCATACGTCCGAAAGCTCTGCGAAACGACAAGGCCATGGTCAGAGCCGGAGGGCGTCGAAGAGAAGGTCCGCGCACGACTGAAGCGCGCGGAGATCTGGAAGCGCAAGGGGCGTCCCTACTACTGGGCAATCCTGCGCGAAGAACTGATCCGCAAACTGGTGCTCCCGCCCGCCGGGATGGCCGAGCAGCTGGAACACATCCTCGACGTGATCCGCTCCACCCAAGGCGTTCTGCAGATCGTCCCGCGAACGACGGCCACGCACCCCCTGATGCAGGGACTGGCCAAGGTCATGACCTTTCCCGACACACCGCCGGTCGTCTGGATCGAGAGCGAATTCAGCGGCCAAACCATCGACTATCCACCACTCGTGACGGACTTTCGGAGGTCGTACGATCTGCTCAGGGCCGCCGCACTGCCGCCTGAGGCGTCCCTGGCCATGGTCGAGGAAGCGGCAAGGGGCTACAGAGATGAAGCGCAGCAACAGGGTTGAGCTGAGCACTGCCACCTGGCGCAAGAGCACTTACAGCAACGGCGACGGCGCCGACTGCATCGAGGTCATGGACGACCTCCCCGGCATCGTCCCCGTCCGGGACAGCAAGGACCCGCACGGACCGGCGCTCGTGTTCCCGGCCGCCGGGTGGTCGGCGTTCGTCGGCGCCGTCAAGGGAAGCCGACTCCCCAGCGCCTGAACGCAGTTCGGCCCCTGGTGCACGTATGCGCACACCAGGGGCCGTTCTGTAGTCGTCAGACGGCCTCGACGACCATCGCCCGCTCCGCAGGAGCATCCGCATCGGCGCCGTCCGCCGGCTTCGCCGGACCGCCCCGCAGCGGGACCTCCTTCAGGAACCAGGCGGCGGCAAACCCCACGACACTGATCGCCGCGCCCCACAGGAACACGTGGTGCGTACCGGAGGCCACCGCGTGGGCGTACGCGTCCTTGACCGGCGCCGGGAGCTTGGCCAGGCCCTTCGGGTCCATCTGGGCGCCGCCGCTGTTCATCTTGGCGGCGGCGGCCTTGCCGAGGCGGGCGACCATCGTCGACTGGACCTCGTTGGTGAAGATCGCGCCGAGGATCGCCACGCCGAAGGAGCCGCCGATCGTACGGAACAGCGTCGCGGACGAGGAGCCGACGCCCATGTCCTTCATCTCCACGCTGTTCTGCGCGATGAGCATCGTGGTCTGCATCAGGCAGCCCATACCGGCGCCGAGCACCGCCATGTACGCACCGGACGTGAAGCGCGTGGTGTCGGTGTCCATCAGGGCGAGCAGGGCCAGGCCGACGGTGATCAGCGCGCCGCCGAGGGTCACGAAGATCTTGTACTTGCCGGTCTGGGTGATGACCCGGCCCGCGACGAGCGAGACCACCATCATCGACAGCAGCATCGGGAGCAGCAGCAGACCGGAGTTGGTGGCCGAGGCGCCCTGCACGGACTGCTGGAACAGCGGCAGGAACGTCATCGAGCCGAACATCACGAAGCCGACCAGGAAACCGATGACCGTGACCAGCGAGAAGTTGCCGTTGCGGAAGATGTGCAGCGGCAGGACCGGGTCGCTCACCTTGCGCTCGACGAAGAGGAAGGCGATCAGCGCGACGACGCCGAGGATGCCCAGGCCCACGATCTGGCCGGAGAGCCAGGCGTACTGGGTGCCGCCCCAGGTGGTGATCAGTACGAGCGAGGTGATGCCGACCGTGAGCAGCGCGGCGCCGGCGTAGTCGATGCGGGTGCGCGAGCGCTTCTTCGGGAGGTGCAGCACCGCGGTGACCATGATCAGCGCGATCGCGCCGAGCGGCAGGTTGATGTAGAAGCTCCAGCGCCAGCCGAGGTGGTCGGTGATCGTGCCGCCGACGAGCGGCCCGCCGATCATCGCGACGGCCATGACGCCGGCCATCAGGCCCTGGTACTTGCCGCGCTCCCGCGGCGGGATCAGGTCGCCGATGATCGCCATGACGCCGACCATCAGACCGCCCGCGCCCAGGCCCTGGACGGCCCGGAAGCCGATCAGCTGGTTCATGTCCTGCGCCATGCCGGACAGCGCGGAGCCGATCAGGAAGAGCACGATGGACGTGAGGAAGACGCCCTTGCGCCCGTACATGTCGCCGAGCTTGCCCCAGATCGGCGTCGACGCGGCCGTGGCCAGCGTGTAGGCGGTGACCACCCAGGACAGGTGCGCCAGCCCGCCCAGTTCACCGACGATCGTCGGCATCGCGGTGCCGACGATCATGTTGTCCAGCATCGCGAGGAGCATCGCGATCATCAGCGCGAAGACCACCGTCCGTACGCTGGCGGGCTTTCTGCCCGTACTCTGCTCCGATATGTCCCCCGTCGGGGCCGCTGTCCGCGACTTCCCCATCACTTCCCCATCTTTCTTACTTACTTGCCGCCCGGCTAGTTCGATACGCTACGTAAGATAGAGAGCAACTAGCCGGGCGTCAAGTAAGTTTCTTGGGGCCCGGGTGGGTAGCGCCTGACCAGCGGGGCAGTGTCTGCTGGACGGGCAGGCCGTCAGCCGGCAACGACACCGCAGTCACCGCAGGAGAGCACCAATGGGCACACCGCACCCGCGCCGGGGCAACACCCGCCAGCGCATTCAGGACGTCGCTCTGGAGCTGTTCGCGGAACAGGGCTACGAGAAGACCTCGCTGCGCGAGATCGCCGAGCGGCTGGAGGTCACCAAGGCGGCGCTCTACTACCACTTCAAGACCAAGGAAGACATCATCATCAGCCTCTTCGAGGACCTGTGCAGGCCCATCGACGAGCTGATCGCCTGGGCCGAGGGGCAGCCGCGGACCCTGGAGACCAAGCAGGAGCTGGTCCGCCGCTACAGCGAGTCGCTGCGCTCCTCCGAGGCCCTTTTCCGCTTCATGCAGGAAAACCAGGCCACCGTGCGGGACCTCACCATCGGCCAGCGCTTCAAGCAGCGGATGCTGACGCTCTACGACCTGCTCAAGGAGCCCGACGCCGAGATGGTGGACCAGGTGCGCTGCATCACGGCGCTGTTCTCGATACATGCGGGCATGTTCGCGATG
This window encodes:
- a CDS encoding MDR family MFS transporter encodes the protein MGKSRTAAPTGDISEQSTGRKPASVRTVVFALMIAMLLAMLDNMIVGTAMPTIVGELGGLAHLSWVVTAYTLATAASTPIWGKLGDMYGRKGVFLTSIVLFLIGSALSGMAQDMNQLIGFRAVQGLGAGGLMVGVMAIIGDLIPPRERGKYQGLMAGVMAVAMIGGPLVGGTITDHLGWRWSFYINLPLGAIALIMVTAVLHLPKKRSRTRIDYAGAALLTVGITSLVLITTWGGTQYAWLSGQIVGLGILGVVALIAFLFVERKVSDPVLPLHIFRNGNFSLVTVIGFLVGFVMFGSMTFLPLFQQSVQGASATNSGLLLLPMLLSMMVVSLVAGRVITQTGKYKIFVTLGGALITVGLALLALMDTDTTRFTSGAYMAVLGAGMGCLMQTTMLIAQNSVEMKDMGVGSSSATLFRTIGGSFGVAILGAIFTNEVQSTMVARLGKAAAAKMNSGGAQMDPKGLAKLPAPVKDAYAHAVASGTHHVFLWGAAISVVGFAAAWFLKEVPLRGGPAKPADGADADAPAERAMVVEAV
- the cseB gene encoding two-component system response regulator CseB is translated as MADTHVLFVEDDDVIREATQLALERDGFVVTAMPDGLAGLEAFRANRPDIALLDVMVPGLDGVSLCRRIRDESTVPVIMLSARADSIDVVLGLEAGADDYVTKPFDGAVLVARIRAVLRRFGHAGQNRTGGGPAEEEILEETVLRFGDLEVDTEGMEVRKGGETVALTPTEMRLLLEFSNAPGTVLSRDRLLERVWDYGWGGDTRVVDVHVQRLRGKIGQDRIETVRGFGYKLRG
- a CDS encoding SigE family RNA polymerase sigma factor gives rise to the protein MTTGTVNVGKRKRIGGVGMATSGGKVLDFEEYVRTRQEALLRSARRLVPDPVDAQDLLQTALVRTYGRWDGIADKSLADAYLRRVMINTRTEWWRARKLEEVPTEQLPDASVDDGTEQRADRALLMDILGVLAPKQRSVVVLRHWEQMSTEETAAALGMSTGTVKSTLHRALARLRQELESRDIDARMLERGNRERERCAA
- a CDS encoding ATP-binding protein; its protein translation is MTVRLLAVPKEVPLLRQAVRAHLGTAAASCEVELCVSELVGNVIRHVGEGTPVVVHVARAGDGRMRVEVTDPDPRALPVLLRAAVDDENGRGIALLDAVALRWGVRQGTVGKTVWCEVAGAG
- a CDS encoding DUF397 domain-containing protein; the protein is MKRSNRVELSTATWRKSTYSNGDGADCIEVMDDLPGIVPVRDSKDPHGPALVFPAAGWSAFVGAVKGSRLPSA
- a CDS encoding TetR/AcrR family transcriptional regulator; translated protein: MGTPHPRRGNTRQRIQDVALELFAEQGYEKTSLREIAERLEVTKAALYYHFKTKEDIIISLFEDLCRPIDELIAWAEGQPRTLETKQELVRRYSESLRSSEALFRFMQENQATVRDLTIGQRFKQRMLTLYDLLKEPDAEMVDQVRCITALFSIHAGMFAMQNVVGDPEEKREAILRVATELVTAANPPSRRPARPDSAQTASP
- a CDS encoding helix-turn-helix domain-containing protein, which codes for MPPRKDPDPSASVQSFYGAELRYRREKAGLTLEQLAEGAFRGISLLSQIERGERAMPMDFAVHVDKKLNTDGFFQRRCEDAAKARRSGHPAYFAEIPDMEKTATTIEDWAPFVIPGLLQTKAYVRKLCETTRPWSEPEGVEEKVRARLKRAEIWKRKGRPYYWAILREELIRKLVLPPAGMAEQLEHILDVIRSTQGVLQIVPRTTATHPLMQGLAKVMTFPDTPPVVWIESEFSGQTIDYPPLVTDFRRSYDLLRAAALPPEASLAMVEEAARGYRDEAQQQG
- a CDS encoding SPFH domain-containing protein, coding for MDRVRGEFIDILEWTDDSRDTIVWRFPRYENEIKMGAKLIVRESQVAVFVNMGRIADVFAPGMYELQTGNLPILSTLQGWKYGFHSPFKAEVYFVTTRQFTDMKWGTQNPVTVRDPEFGMVRLRAFGGYAARVTDPAKLLTELAGTDPMFRTEEVEEYFRQLIVGKLGTLLGSSGIPMLDLAARQAELGDRLGKMLTDELAASHGISIPKFIIENISLPPEVEQAIDARSRMGIIGNLDNYARMQAADAVRDAANNPGGAGEGIGLGLGMAAGQQMAQAFATPQQSQPVQQQPYAPAAPAPGGGAVPPPLPGQQQYQWYVAVDGQQQGPYDHATFTGHIGSGAVRAGMLAWRDGMASWQPVENVPELAQHFRATPPPLPPQA
- the cseC gene encoding two-component system sensor histidine kinase CseC, with the translated sequence MVRLALRTGLRWKLSAAIALVGALVAVALSIVVHNAARVSMLDNSRDVQIERLNFTQKIFESTNRLQFGAKIDDPALPKALRKEVVEGERATFLQDTGQTAPEVWAATPLGNGRVLSLHDRFPDRFAVLDDLDQALLIGSTAVVVGGCALGVLVGGRLSKRLRKAAAAAGKLADGDMSVRIRDEVGRGRVHDETDDLAWAVDAMSDALQQRIEAERRVTADIAHELRTPVTGLLTAAELLPPGRPSELVRDRAQAMRTLVEDVLEVARLDGYAERAELQDVCLGEFVTRRVRALDPDVTVEIVRDAVVSTDPRRLERILGNLIANAARHGKPPIEVTVEGRVLRVRDHGVGFPEALLREGPSRFRTGSSDRAGVGHGLGLTIAAGQARVLGARLTFRNADELTDGSTGAVSVLWLPENAPTATGSFPVIQLPDR